CCCTTTTTCTGGTAAAATAATAACAGTTAGAATCGGCATAATCATCATTATTCTTATGCGCCCGCTGCCTTTGCGGCTAGGTAGAGGCTGGTTCGCAATGCCACCAATTGCACCAAGGAACCCGACCACAAAGACAGTATTTGGCTTGGCCGAATTATCGGCATGCATCTTTTCGATCATCGATGGTCAGTATGACAACAATCCTTTCTGCCTCATCCACAGAATAGAAGATTCGATACGGGCCTGTTCGGTATCGCCATGTGGCGGGAGTATATCCCTGTAGCTTGCGAATGTTGGGCCCGAAATACGGCATCGTCAAGTCGTAACGTCACTGTTTTAGACATCCTCGCCTCCTGTTCTTCTTCTGATTTATGGATGAGGCTGGATAAGTTCAGGTGGCCCTACCGTAACGAGAAGCCTAGCCGGAATTGTGTGGTTGGCATCATGATTATCCTTTTCCCCGTTCATCCAGTAGGAAACGATCGAGCTGCTGCTCTTCACGCATCGCGTGAACAATAAAAACAGTTTCCCCATCGAACCGGTAAAAGATCCGGCAAGGTGACACCAAAATCGCTCGATAGGGCGTGCCTGGCAATTCCTCAGGCTTCTTTCCGGAATGAGGAAATCGTTCAAGTCGGCCTACGTTTTCAATTACCTTTTTCACCAAGCGGCTTGCCGCAATCGGGTTATCCATCGCAATGTAGCCGACAAGGTCGTCAAGGTCGTCCAAGGCAGGTTCAGTCCATATCAGGTGAGCCACTTTGAGAGCCTCCGCTTGGCGTCATCATGGGACACCGTGCGTTTCTCCAGGATCGCGCGCTCGCCGCGCGCGATGCCTTCGAGGATCTTCATCCGGCTCTGCATCAACTCAAACATTGTCACATCAACAAGATATGCCGATGGATTGCCGTGCTCAGTAATCAAAACAGGGGTGCCCGAGTCATGCAAATCAGCAAGAATTCTGGTAGCTTGTCGCTTTAACGTAGTCACAAGTTCTGTTTTCATAATGTGATACTATAGTGATACATTCTGTCACGCAAGATCATTATCAATCCTTTTAAGCCAACGTTAGCCTTCACTTTCGGCGCGTAAGCGACGTAACCGATGCGATGTTTGCGGACTTCTTGAACAATAGGGAGGAGACTCAGGCTCCAACTCCCGTGGCGTAGTCCGCACCGGAGCCGATCCCCCAGCCGGAACATGAAACGGACGCCAATATCCCTGCGCCATAAATTCCAGAGGGCGAAGCCTGCCTGAGCCGCGCGATTGCTGGGTGCCATAAAGGGCTATTTGCCATCTTTCCCTCTTTCCGCTACACTCCATATTTTTACTACTGAGACTATTTGGAAGTGGGGTAAATTATGGCTAAAACCGAAACAAATATGAAAAAGACTCGAAAATCCTCCGCCTCGAATCCGGGCGCGGTTCAATCGGATGATTTGAGACAATATCGGACCCTCGACACCGTCGAGGCCATCAAACTGAGTTTTGAGAACCATTTGCGATATACTCTGGCCCGCGACCAGTATTCTGCGACCGACCGGGATCGTTACATCGCACTTGCCATGGCTGTCCGTGATCGCCTGATCGGGCGCTGGATGCAAACAAACCAGACCTACGTCTCGCGTAACGTCAAACGCGTGTACTATCTATCGTTGGAATACCTGATCGGGCGCGCCATGGGAAACAATGTGATCAACCTCGGTCTCGACGAGATGGTCACGAAAGCCATGGCCGAACTGGGTCTTGACTGGAACTATCTGCGTGATCTGGAACGTGACGCGGCCCTCGGCAACGGCGGTCTCGGCCGTCTTGCCGCCTGCTTCATCGACTCCCTGGCCACTCTCGAACTCCCAGGCTACGGCTATGGTATCCGCTACGATTACGGTATTTTCCGTCAGGCGCTGCGCAATGGCAATCAGGTCGAGGAGCCGGACAACTGGTTGCGTGACGGAACCCCCTGGGATATCGAGCGACCGGAATACCAGTACCCCGTCCACTTCGGGGGTGAAGTCAAAGATGAACGCGACGACCAGGGCCGACAGGTCTGCCGCTGGGTGAATCACGACACCATTATCGGCCTGCCTTACGATTTCCCCGTTGCAGGCTACGGCAACAACACGGTGAACAACCTGCGTCTCTGGACCGCCCGGGCGTCTGAAGAGTTCGATCTTTCGTTCTTCAACAACGGCGATTACATCCGTGCCTATGAGCAGAAGATCCTGCGCGAAAACATCACCAAGATCCTCTATCCAAATGACCGCATCGAACAGGGCCGCGAGCTCCGCTTCAAGCAGCAGTATTTCTTCGTATCCTGCTCGATCCAGGATATCCTGCGCCGCTTCCGGGTCAACAACACCGATTGGCGTGTGTTACCCGACAAGGTCGCCATCCAGCTCAATGACACCCATCCCGCCATGGGCATCTCTGAAATGATGCGCCTGCTTATCGATGTCAACGGACTGGACTGGGATCTGGCCTGGGATCTGACCACACGTGTGTTCGGGTATACCAACCACACCATCATGCCCGAGGCGCTCGAAAAATGGCCCACCCGCCTGTTCGAGGATCTGCTGCCCCGGCATTTGACCATTATCTACGAAATCAACCGACGTTTCCTGCGTCAGGTCATGAATAAATTCCCGAACGACCATGAGAGGCTGAACCGTATGTCACTCATTGAAGAAGGCTATGAAAAACAGGTCCGCATGGCCAACCTCGCCGTCGTCGGCAGCCATAAGGTTAACGGTGTCGCGGCCCTGCATTCCGAATTGTTGAAGGAAACCCTGTTCAAGGATTTCTTTGAACTTTGGCCGCAGAAGTTCACCAATATGACCAACGGCATTACCCAGCGCCGTTGGCTGCTCAAGAGTAATCCCGCCCTGGCCTCCCTGATCACGAAGAAAATCGGGGACGGCTGGATCAAGGATCTCTATCAGCTCAAGAAACTGGAACGTTACACCAAGGACGCCGAATTCAAGGCGGAACTTCGCCGGATCAAGCACGACAACAAGGTTCGCCTTGCCGACTACATCCGCGTTGCACATGGAGTGGAGATTGACCCGAACTCGCTCTTCGATGTTCAGGTCAAGCGTATGCATGAGTACAAGCGGCAACTGCTCAACTGCCTGCACATCATCCACCGCTATACGGAAATCAAAAAAGATCCCGACAAGTTTGTCCTGCCCCGAACCTTTATCTTCGGCGGCAAAGCGGCGCCGGGTTATGCAATGGCCAAACTGATCATCAAGCTCATCAACGATCTCTCTGCCGTGGTCAATACTGACCCCGACGTGCGGGGCCGCATGAAAGTAGTCTTCCTGGCCGATTACCGCGTCTCGCTTGCCGAGCGCATTATCCCGGCCAGCGACCTGAGCGAGCAGATCAGTACCGCCGGCACCGAGGCCAGCGGCACGGGGAATATGAAATTTGCGCTGAACGGAGCCTTGACCATCGGCACCCTGGATGGGGCCAATATCGAGATCCGCGAGGAAGTCGGCGCCGAGAATTTCTTCCTGTTCGGAAAAACCGTTCAAGAGGTCGAAGCACTCCGCAAAGCTGGCTATAACCCCTGGGAGTACTACAACAATGATGAATCTATCCGGACAATCGTTGATTGCCTGTCGGGTGACTTCATCAACCTGGAACAGCCGGGCTTGTACCACTCCATCCGGGAAGCGCTGCTGGAACACGGCGACCACTACATGCATCTGGCGGACTTCCAGTCCTATATCCAGGCGCAGCAGCTGGTGGACGAAACCTATCAGGACGAAGACAAGTGGACCCGGATGGTGCTGATGAATATTGCCAATATGGGCAAATTTAGTTCCGACCGCACCATCATGGAATACTCGAAGGAGGTTTGGAATATCAAACCCTGCCCCATTGAGTTGCCTAAGTGAAAATAGCGGGCAGTCAACAGTAGGCAGTTTGCAGCAATCAGTGAATGAAGAGAGCGAAAGGGACACCTGTGGCATACAGCAGTCAGATGGCAAGGTTTCTGCCAACTCCCCACGGTCGACTGCTTACTGCCCTCTGCCCTCTGCCCTCTGCCCTCTGCCTACTGCTTACTACCCTCTGCCTACTGCCCCCTTCTGTCTCGGCGCTCGGCCCGCATGAAGTCCTGCTTCTGGCAAACCGCAAATCCCCGCGATCCATGGAGATCGCCAGGGACTATGCGGCTATGCGCCATATTCCTGAAGAGAACCTTGTGGCACTCGATCTCCCGTCCAACCCGGCACTCGAGATGTCACCGGCCGAGTTCAACGCAAAAATATGGAATCCCGCCTGTCAGATTGTGCGCGAGCGCGGGCTGGACGATCATATACTCGCCTGGGTCTATTCCGTAGATTTCCCCCTCCGTATTACCGCTACCCCCGCCCTCTCCATTCAGGGGATCACCTTCCTGAAAGGAAAAATGCCACAGAAAGAACAAGTCGAACGAGGCACTTATGCCTCCCCGATTTTTGCCGGGCCAGAAACCCCGCGTATCTCTGGATTCCCCGCCCAGTCCCTGGATGTTCAAAACACCTGGCTCGGAAAGGATATGCCGATACCAAGTATGATGCTTGGCTATATCGGACCCAACGGCAATACCCGCGAAGAAATCATGGCCTGCCTCAAGACCGGCGTACAGTCCGACCGGACAAGACCCGAGGGCACCATCCTGATATTGACCAATAGTGACATTCGAACCCTGTGCCGGGCATGGGAATTCGAACCTGCCATCCGCGAATTGAATACGAAAGAGATCACCGCCGTCATGGCTCCTATCCCCCCAACAAATAAGGAAGCCCCGCTGCCACTATCCGGGGTTATGGCTGGCGCGGCTGAACTTCCGGAAATCGCCAAAGGCCAGTTCCGGTTTCTTCCGGGAGCGATCGCGGAGCACCTGACCAGTTTCGGTGCGGCATTTGACAGTAATGGGCAGACTAAAATCAGCGAGTGGATACGGGCGGGCGCAACGGCTTCCGCCGGGACCGTCACAGAGCCCATGTCCATCTGGATGAAGTTCCCTCATGCCCGGGTCTTTTCACATCAGGTAGCAGGCTGCACGATGCTTGAAAGCCTGATCCAGTCCATTCGCTGCCCCCTGCAAATCCTGCTTATGGGAGACCCCCTTGCAAACCCGTGGGCTCCGCGCTCAACCATGTCCATTCAAGGTCTTCAAGAAGCAGGCCTTTCAGAAAACACGACTGTCACCGCGAAAATTGAATCCCGCAATGGCGACGTCTTCAATCGATTCATGTTCCTCCTCGACGGCAAAACGCTTCAGGCACTCGGCAAATCTCCTGTGGCCACGCTCGACCCCGCTACCATGACTTCCGGACGCCATAAATTACGAGTTGTCGCCTATAGGACAGGTTCGGTACGTTCACAAATATTCGTTGAGTCAACATTTTCAATAGTCCCTCAGACACCATGAAAAAATGCATTTTTTTTGATCGCGATGGGATTGTGAATCAGTCCCCAGGCCCCGGCTATGTCGAGCGATGGGAGGATTTCCACATCCTGCCCGAGTTTGTCGACATCCTCCGTATTGTCACAGAACTTGGCTATGTCGCCATCATCATCACCAATCAGCGCGGAGTCGCCCGCGGCATCATGACCCTCGCCACACTGGAGGACATGCATCAGCGGCTACGTGCCACGCTCAAGGAACAATATGGTTTTGAACTGCTGGACATCTTCACCTGCACTCACAACCGCGAGGATAACTGTGACTGCCGCAAACCCAAGCCGGGAATGCTTCTGGCAGCGGCCCAAAAACACTCCATTGACCTCAGCCGATCCTGGATGATTGGGGATTCTCCCAAAGACGCCGAAGCCGGACGTGCCGCCGGTTGCCACACGATCCTCGTTAATCCCACCGCCCCACCGGATCTAGCCAATTTGACGTTTGGCTCAATGGCGGAATTGAGGCAGGATCTCAGGAAGGTTCTGCAGGATTCAGAACTCAGGACTCAGGACATGCCCACTGCCAACTGCTACCTGCCTACTGCACTTACGGCTATTCTCTTTGATATTGATGGCACGCTCCTCGACATGCGGGGGGTAGGCGTGAAATCCTTTGTTCGCTCCCTGAAAACAATTTTTGACATTGAGGACGACCTATCCAGAATCAGTTTTGCGGGCAGCACGGATCTGGATGTGCTTCGTCAGGTCATGGAGCATCATAAGCGAACGATCACTGCCGCTGATTTCGACCGGTTTCATGCGCAGCTTCCCATCGAACTGGAGACTGCCGTGCATCAGGCCGAGCTGACCTTATTCCCTGGCGTCAAGGCTCTTCTGGAAGCCCTCTCTGCCGCACCCGGCGTCATTCTGGGATTGGTCACAGGCAATGTTGAATCCTGTGCCTGGATCAAGCTGCGGCAATTCGACCTCCATCACCATTTTGTACTAGGGGCCTTTGGGAATGAACACGCAGACCGGAACGAGATTGCCCGCCTGGCCATGAAACGTGTGGAGGCACGGCTCAGGCCCGGCCAAACCATCCAAGCCCGTTTTCTGATTGGCGACACCCCAAACGATATTGCAGCGGCGCATGCCATCGATGCGGTCTCAATCGCCGTCGCCACCGGTAAGTTCACCGTGGAGGCTCTGCAAAAAGCCGGCGCCATGGTAGTGCTTCCTGATCTATCCGATACGAACTGGATTGTGGAATTAGTTTACAGTAACCGAACCATCCGACA
The DNA window shown above is from bacterium and carries:
- a CDS encoding type II toxin-antitoxin system Phd/YefM family antitoxin, giving the protein MKTELVTTLKRQATRILADLHDSGTPVLITEHGNPSAYLVDVTMFELMQSRMKILEGIARGERAILEKRTVSHDDAKRRLSKWLT
- a CDS encoding HAD-IIIA family hydrolase: MKKCIFFDRDGIVNQSPGPGYVERWEDFHILPEFVDILRIVTELGYVAIIITNQRGVARGIMTLATLEDMHQRLRATLKEQYGFELLDIFTCTHNREDNCDCRKPKPGMLLAAAQKHSIDLSRSWMIGDSPKDAEAGRAAGCHTILVNPTAPPDLANLTFGSMAELRQDLRKVLQDSELRTQDMPTANCYLPTALTAILFDIDGTLLDMRGVGVKSFVRSLKTIFDIEDDLSRISFAGSTDLDVLRQVMEHHKRTITAADFDRFHAQLPIELETAVHQAELTLFPGVKALLEALSAAPGVILGLVTGNVESCAWIKLRQFDLHHHFVLGAFGNEHADRNEIARLAMKRVEARLRPGQTIQARFLIGDTPNDIAAAHAIDAVSIAVATGKFTVEALQKAGAMVVLPDLSDTNWIVELVYSNRTIRHRAQPY
- a CDS encoding type II toxin-antitoxin system RelE/ParE family toxin is translated as MAHLIWTEPALDDLDDLVGYIAMDNPIAASRLVKKVIENVGRLERFPHSGKKPEELPGTPYRAILVSPCRIFYRFDGETVFIVHAMREEQQLDRFLLDERGKG
- a CDS encoding glycogen/starch/alpha-glucan phosphorylase, which encodes MAKTETNMKKTRKSSASNPGAVQSDDLRQYRTLDTVEAIKLSFENHLRYTLARDQYSATDRDRYIALAMAVRDRLIGRWMQTNQTYVSRNVKRVYYLSLEYLIGRAMGNNVINLGLDEMVTKAMAELGLDWNYLRDLERDAALGNGGLGRLAACFIDSLATLELPGYGYGIRYDYGIFRQALRNGNQVEEPDNWLRDGTPWDIERPEYQYPVHFGGEVKDERDDQGRQVCRWVNHDTIIGLPYDFPVAGYGNNTVNNLRLWTARASEEFDLSFFNNGDYIRAYEQKILRENITKILYPNDRIEQGRELRFKQQYFFVSCSIQDILRRFRVNNTDWRVLPDKVAIQLNDTHPAMGISEMMRLLIDVNGLDWDLAWDLTTRVFGYTNHTIMPEALEKWPTRLFEDLLPRHLTIIYEINRRFLRQVMNKFPNDHERLNRMSLIEEGYEKQVRMANLAVVGSHKVNGVAALHSELLKETLFKDFFELWPQKFTNMTNGITQRRWLLKSNPALASLITKKIGDGWIKDLYQLKKLERYTKDAEFKAELRRIKHDNKVRLADYIRVAHGVEIDPNSLFDVQVKRMHEYKRQLLNCLHIIHRYTEIKKDPDKFVLPRTFIFGGKAAPGYAMAKLIIKLINDLSAVVNTDPDVRGRMKVVFLADYRVSLAERIIPASDLSEQISTAGTEASGTGNMKFALNGALTIGTLDGANIEIREEVGAENFFLFGKTVQEVEALRKAGYNPWEYYNNDESIRTIVDCLSGDFINLEQPGLYHSIREALLEHGDHYMHLADFQSYIQAQQLVDETYQDEDKWTRMVLMNIANMGKFSSDRTIMEYSKEVWNIKPCPIELPK
- a CDS encoding type II toxin-antitoxin system RelE/ParE family toxin; translated protein: MPYFGPNIRKLQGYTPATWRYRTGPYRIFYSVDEAERIVVILTIDDRKDACR
- a CDS encoding TIGR03790 family protein translates to MKRAKGTPVAYSSQMARFLPTPHGRLLTALCPLPSALCLLLTTLCLLPPSVSALGPHEVLLLANRKSPRSMEIARDYAAMRHIPEENLVALDLPSNPALEMSPAEFNAKIWNPACQIVRERGLDDHILAWVYSVDFPLRITATPALSIQGITFLKGKMPQKEQVERGTYASPIFAGPETPRISGFPAQSLDVQNTWLGKDMPIPSMMLGYIGPNGNTREEIMACLKTGVQSDRTRPEGTILILTNSDIRTLCRAWEFEPAIRELNTKEITAVMAPIPPTNKEAPLPLSGVMAGAAELPEIAKGQFRFLPGAIAEHLTSFGAAFDSNGQTKISEWIRAGATASAGTVTEPMSIWMKFPHARVFSHQVAGCTMLESLIQSIRCPLQILLMGDPLANPWAPRSTMSIQGLQEAGLSENTTVTAKIESRNGDVFNRFMFLLDGKTLQALGKSPVATLDPATMTSGRHKLRVVAYRTGSVRSQIFVESTFSIVPQTP